Proteins found in one Terriglobales bacterium genomic segment:
- a CDS encoding 6-phosphofructokinase, translated as MKIGVLTGGGDCPGLNAVIRAVVRKGIIHYKDEFVGFMEGWRGVFENKTMTLDLRAVAGILPRGGTILRTSRTNPAKHEGGLQKCLDVMKNHQLNALIAVGGDDTQSVALKLHHLKFPVVGVPKTIDNDLSGTDFCFGFDTAVNAATDAIDRVHTTAEAHNRVMVVEVMGRDSGWIALYSGIAGGADVILIPERPFDIDEVAELLRKRHTGGRFFSVVVAAEGAKFASDVDTEHGAPIVQDIGRDEFGHVRLGGIGQVLAREIEKRTGFETRFVVLGHIQRGGSPSAFDRVLATRYGVGAIDMVHKGVFGCMAALRGTEIVSVPLEEAINKTRLVDQNLIDVASSLQPKVEKKEQEQPVSR; from the coding sequence ATGAAAATCGGTGTGCTGACCGGCGGTGGCGATTGCCCGGGCTTGAACGCAGTTATCCGGGCGGTTGTGCGCAAGGGCATCATTCACTACAAGGACGAGTTTGTCGGCTTCATGGAAGGCTGGCGCGGCGTCTTCGAGAACAAGACCATGACGCTCGATCTCCGTGCCGTGGCCGGCATCCTCCCCCGCGGCGGCACCATCCTGCGCACCTCGCGCACCAATCCGGCCAAACACGAGGGCGGGTTGCAGAAGTGTCTCGACGTCATGAAGAACCATCAGCTCAACGCGCTCATCGCCGTCGGCGGTGACGACACCCAGTCCGTCGCCCTGAAGCTGCACCACCTCAAGTTCCCGGTCGTCGGCGTGCCCAAGACCATTGACAACGACCTCAGCGGCACCGATTTCTGCTTCGGTTTCGACACCGCCGTAAACGCCGCCACCGACGCGATTGATCGCGTGCACACCACCGCCGAAGCTCACAACCGGGTCATGGTCGTCGAGGTCATGGGCCGCGACTCCGGCTGGATCGCTCTCTACAGCGGCATTGCCGGCGGCGCCGACGTCATCCTCATTCCCGAACGTCCTTTCGACATCGACGAAGTCGCCGAGTTGCTCCGCAAGCGTCATACCGGCGGCCGCTTTTTCAGCGTCGTGGTCGCCGCTGAAGGCGCCAAGTTCGCCAGCGACGTCGACACCGAGCACGGCGCTCCCATCGTGCAGGACATCGGCCGCGACGAATTTGGCCACGTCCGCCTGGGCGGCATCGGGCAGGTACTCGCCCGCGAAATCGAGAAGCGCACCGGCTTCGAGACCCGCTTCGTGGTTCTCGGCCACATTCAGCGCGGAGGCTCGCCGAGCGCATTCGATCGCGTTCTTGCCACCCGATACGGCGTCGGCGCTATCGACATGGTGCACAAGGGCGTCTTCGGCTGCATGGCCGCCCTGCGCGGAACCGAGATTGTTTCCGTTCCGCTGGAGGAAGCCATTAACAAGACCCGCCTCGTCGACCAGAATTTGATTGACGTCGCCTCCAGCCTCCAACCCAAGGTCGAGAAGAAGGAACAGGAGCAGCCGGTCAGTCGATAG
- a CDS encoding 2-oxoglutarate dehydrogenase E1 component codes for MTAIKQPTLFPADPALRDERERVFDLFRTWGYLQANLDPLGMYLAPLPFPELDEQRGPNADEARRIYCGTIGVEFMHIPNRDERSWIAERMENVSAAPSPNRSRILDLLLRAELFEQSIQSRYLGTKRFSLEGVTALIPFLDQVMQNAIDSGAQQAVLAMSHRGRLNVMAHIVGTSIADIFSRFEDVDPRSVLGGGDVKYHIGATGDYTSPDGRKLHVHLVSNPSHLEAVDPVAMGRTRAKQVRRGEHGPDQVFTVTIHGDAAFAGQGVWAETLNYAEIPGYSVGGSIHVIANNLIGFTTEPVEENSSRFASSLARRNDIPIFHVNGEDPEAVVRVAQIALEYRYSFGRDIVVDLIGYRRHGHSEVDDPTITQPLVYQRIKEHPPLWQLYAKTIGEDAVARVKQVQDELAESQKQGAAATKQPRLASLPEYWSNYKGGCHKKEYEVETGVSADELNRVTQVIGSAPDGFHVHPKVKKLLEQRREMGTGKRPIDYGMAEALAFGTLLAAGTPVRLSGQDSRRGTFNQRHDVLIDTENGDEYIPLQHVAADQARFEVYNSTLSEAGVMGFEYGYSRDFPETLTLWEAQFGDFANGAQIIIDQFIAAGEGKWNLLSGLVLLLPHGYEGQGPEHSSARIERYLQLAARDNMQICQPSNAAQYFHLLRRQALRPWRKPLVCFTPKSMLRRPEAASPLDDFSTPRFQNILRDRQVQNASRILLCSGKIGHELAEERKRRKGTSTAIVFLEQMYPFPEAELQAELDRHGTARDLVWVQEEPANMGALWFVMPRLRRLARGRPVRSVKRSPSASPATGSAKAHEMEQKTLLSLAFT; via the coding sequence ATGACCGCCATCAAGCAGCCGACTCTTTTCCCCGCTGACCCCGCCCTTCGCGATGAGCGCGAGCGCGTCTTTGACCTCTTCCGCACCTGGGGATACCTGCAGGCAAACCTCGATCCGCTCGGCATGTACCTGGCGCCCCTCCCCTTCCCTGAACTCGACGAGCAGCGCGGCCCCAACGCCGATGAAGCGCGCCGCATTTATTGCGGCACCATCGGCGTGGAGTTCATGCACATTCCCAACCGCGACGAGCGCAGCTGGATTGCTGAGCGCATGGAAAACGTGTCCGCTGCGCCCTCACCCAACCGCTCCCGCATTCTCGATCTCCTGCTGCGCGCGGAATTGTTCGAGCAATCCATTCAATCCCGGTACCTGGGGACCAAACGCTTCTCCCTGGAAGGGGTCACGGCGCTCATTCCGTTCCTCGACCAGGTAATGCAGAACGCCATCGACAGTGGCGCGCAGCAGGCGGTGCTCGCCATGAGCCATCGCGGACGCCTCAACGTCATGGCGCACATCGTCGGCACTTCTATCGCCGACATCTTCTCTCGCTTCGAAGACGTGGATCCGCGCAGCGTGCTCGGCGGCGGCGACGTCAAGTACCATATCGGCGCAACCGGCGATTACACCTCGCCCGATGGACGCAAGCTTCACGTTCACCTCGTTTCCAATCCCAGCCATCTGGAGGCGGTCGATCCCGTCGCCATGGGCCGCACTCGGGCCAAGCAAGTGCGCCGCGGCGAACACGGTCCCGACCAGGTCTTCACCGTTACCATTCACGGCGACGCTGCCTTCGCCGGACAGGGTGTCTGGGCCGAGACTTTGAATTATGCGGAAATTCCCGGCTACAGTGTCGGCGGCTCCATTCATGTCATCGCCAACAACCTGATCGGCTTCACCACCGAACCGGTGGAGGAAAACAGCTCGCGCTTCGCCTCCTCGCTCGCCCGCCGCAACGACATTCCCATCTTCCACGTGAATGGCGAAGATCCGGAGGCGGTGGTGCGCGTGGCGCAGATCGCGCTCGAATATCGCTACAGCTTCGGCCGCGACATCGTTGTCGACCTGATCGGCTACCGCCGCCATGGCCACAGCGAAGTTGACGATCCCACCATCACGCAGCCGCTCGTTTACCAGCGCATCAAGGAGCATCCGCCACTGTGGCAGCTGTACGCGAAGACCATCGGTGAAGATGCCGTGGCCCGCGTGAAGCAAGTCCAGGACGAGCTTGCCGAGTCACAAAAGCAGGGCGCAGCGGCGACCAAGCAGCCCCGCCTCGCCTCCTTGCCGGAGTATTGGTCGAACTACAAAGGCGGTTGCCATAAGAAGGAATACGAAGTCGAGACCGGCGTCTCCGCCGACGAGCTCAACCGCGTCACGCAGGTGATCGGCAGCGCGCCCGACGGCTTCCATGTTCATCCCAAGGTCAAGAAGCTCCTCGAACAGCGTCGCGAAATGGGCACCGGCAAACGTCCCATCGACTACGGCATGGCCGAAGCGCTGGCCTTCGGAACGCTGCTCGCCGCAGGCACGCCCGTGCGCCTCAGCGGCCAGGACAGCCGCCGCGGGACCTTTAACCAGCGCCACGATGTGCTCATCGACACCGAAAATGGCGACGAGTACATTCCGCTGCAGCACGTCGCCGCCGATCAGGCTCGCTTCGAGGTCTACAACTCAACCCTGTCGGAAGCCGGCGTCATGGGCTTCGAGTACGGCTACAGCCGTGATTTTCCCGAAACTCTGACACTGTGGGAAGCCCAGTTCGGCGACTTCGCCAATGGCGCGCAGATCATCATTGACCAGTTCATCGCCGCCGGTGAAGGCAAATGGAACCTGCTTTCCGGACTGGTGCTGCTGCTTCCGCACGGCTACGAAGGCCAGGGACCGGAGCACTCCAGCGCGCGCATCGAGCGCTACCTGCAACTCGCCGCTCGCGACAACATGCAGATCTGTCAGCCTTCTAACGCGGCGCAATACTTCCATCTCCTGCGCCGGCAGGCGCTGCGTCCCTGGCGGAAACCGCTGGTCTGCTTCACGCCCAAGAGCATGTTGCGCCGTCCCGAAGCGGCCTCGCCGCTCGACGATTTTTCAACGCCGCGGTTCCAGAACATCCTTCGCGATCGCCAGGTTCAGAATGCCTCGCGCATTCTGCTGTGCAGCGGCAAGATCGGCCACGAACTGGCCGAGGAACGCAAGCGCCGCAAGGGCACCTCGACCGCCATCGTCTTCCTCGAGCAGATGTATCCCTTCCCGGAAGCCGAGCTTCAGGCCGAACTCGACCGCCACGGCACCGCGCGCGACCTCGTCTGGGTGCAGGAAGAGCCCGCCAACATGGGCGCGCTGTGGTTTGTCATGCCGCGCCTCCGCCGCCTGGCCCGTGGCCGTCCGGTGCGCTCCGTCAAGCGCTCCCCCAGCGCCAGCCCGGCAACCGGCTCCGCCAAGGCACACGAGATGGAGCAGAAGACGCTGCTGTCGCTCGCCTTCACATAA
- a CDS encoding MFS transporter produces MAELGKSLNGIQLKTPGAPPNAWAPLRERLFRSLWIAAVVCYTGRWILSVASGWLMTGLTVSPLMVALVQAASTLPAFLILLPAGALADMLDRRRFLLAMQTWMVVAAAALGVLTLLHMVTPWVLLLFTFLIGFGAVMNDPAWQAITPEVVSEENFPAAVALNSAGYNVGRAVGPAIGGVIIAAVGTGAAFLINAASIFGVIFFLYRWKRRPHVPPEPRERVMRAMRTGFEYVRHSHEVKAVLVRTAVFSFSASGLLAMLPLIARPFGSIGYGAMLGFFGAGALGGAIALPALRRIVSVNTLVALATVLYGLATFAAGRAHFFVLLSAVLLAAGFAWIAIVASLNVSAQTMSPAWLRARSLSIYLLVLQGGMAAGSAAWGAVGERWGIPAAMLVSAIGLLLGLATIRRFRLRADGYAFPPAGAGESIT; encoded by the coding sequence ATGGCCGAGCTCGGCAAATCGTTGAACGGAATTCAGCTCAAGACGCCAGGTGCGCCGCCCAATGCATGGGCGCCGTTGCGCGAACGACTCTTCCGTTCGCTGTGGATCGCGGCCGTGGTCTGCTACACCGGCCGCTGGATTCTCAGCGTGGCCAGCGGCTGGCTGATGACAGGCCTGACGGTTTCACCGCTCATGGTCGCACTGGTGCAGGCGGCCAGCACCTTGCCCGCTTTTCTCATTCTCTTGCCGGCGGGCGCATTGGCGGACATGCTCGACCGCCGCCGCTTCCTGCTCGCCATGCAGACCTGGATGGTGGTGGCCGCCGCCGCGCTCGGTGTGCTCACCCTGCTGCACATGGTCACGCCCTGGGTCCTGCTCCTGTTTACCTTTCTGATCGGCTTCGGCGCGGTCATGAACGATCCTGCGTGGCAGGCCATCACGCCCGAGGTTGTCTCGGAGGAAAACTTCCCTGCCGCTGTTGCGCTCAACTCCGCCGGCTATAACGTCGGACGCGCCGTCGGCCCCGCCATCGGCGGCGTCATCATCGCTGCCGTTGGCACTGGCGCCGCCTTCCTCATCAATGCCGCGTCCATCTTCGGCGTCATCTTTTTCCTGTACCGTTGGAAGCGACGTCCCCATGTGCCCCCGGAGCCCCGTGAGCGCGTCATGCGGGCCATGCGCACCGGTTTCGAATACGTTCGCCACTCCCACGAAGTCAAGGCTGTGCTGGTGCGGACCGCTGTTTTCAGTTTCTCAGCGAGTGGACTGTTGGCCATGCTGCCGCTGATCGCGCGACCTTTCGGTTCCATCGGGTACGGCGCCATGCTCGGATTTTTCGGTGCCGGGGCGCTAGGCGGAGCGATCGCTCTGCCCGCACTGCGTAGGATTGTTTCCGTCAACACGCTGGTTGCGCTCGCCACTGTGCTCTATGGCCTGGCTACATTTGCCGCCGGGCGCGCGCATTTCTTCGTGCTATTGTCCGCAGTGCTGTTGGCGGCGGGCTTTGCCTGGATCGCCATCGTGGCCAGCCTCAACGTTTCAGCGCAGACCATGTCTCCTGCCTGGCTCCGCGCCCGCTCGTTGTCCATTTATCTGCTCGTCCTGCAAGGGGGGATGGCCGCCGGTAGCGCCGCCTGGGGCGCCGTCGGCGAGCGTTGGGGGATTCCGGCGGCAATGTTGGTCTCCGCCATCGGCCTCCTACTCGGGCTGGCGACGATTCGTCGCTTCCGCCTGCGCGCTGACGGCTACGCTTTTCCGCCTGCCGGCGCCGGCGAAAGCATTACCTAG
- a CDS encoding DinB family protein, translating into MKKAVSLLLLTFLCLAASQAQTAPAKPAQPTAPPTFTMVIDRSLNYPESEVVPAAEAMPDDKYDFAPPATLGDFKGVRTFGQQVRHVAAANYMICAAMQSEKPPVELGSENGPAAMKSKADSVKFLKDSYAYCHKAYQALNESNATAQVQSPFGPNKVTRLGLAVLNVGHDFDHYGQMVEYLRMNSIIPPASRGQQ; encoded by the coding sequence ATGAAGAAAGCCGTTTCCCTGTTGTTGCTAACCTTCCTTTGCCTCGCCGCTTCCCAGGCGCAGACCGCGCCCGCCAAGCCGGCACAACCGACGGCACCGCCAACCTTCACCATGGTCATCGACCGCAGCCTCAATTACCCGGAGAGTGAAGTGGTTCCTGCCGCCGAGGCCATGCCCGACGACAAGTACGATTTTGCGCCCCCGGCGACCCTGGGCGACTTCAAGGGCGTGCGCACCTTCGGCCAGCAGGTCCGTCACGTCGCCGCTGCCAACTACATGATCTGCGCTGCGATGCAGAGCGAGAAGCCTCCCGTCGAACTCGGCAGCGAGAACGGTCCAGCCGCCATGAAATCCAAGGCCGACAGCGTAAAGTTTCTGAAGGATTCCTACGCTTACTGTCACAAGGCCTACCAGGCTCTCAACGAGAGCAACGCTACGGCCCAGGTGCAGAGCCCGTTCGGACCCAACAAGGTCACGCGCCTCGGTCTCGCCGTTTTGAACGTCGGCCACGACTTTGATCATTACGGTCAGATGGTCGAGTACCTGCGCATGAACAGCATCATCCCGCCTGCGAGCCGGGGACAGCAGTAG